One genomic region from Kwoniella dejecticola CBS 10117 chromosome 1, complete sequence encodes:
- a CDS encoding tubulin beta chain, with protein MTRSVREIVHLQTGQCGNQIGAKFWEVVSEEHGIQADGSYKGTTDIQLERINVYYNEAAAGKYVPRAVLIDLEPGTMDSIRGGPLGSLFRPDNFVFGQSGAGNNWAKGHYTEGAELIDSVLDVVRREAEGCDCLQGFQITHSLGGGTGAGMGTLLISKIREEFPDRMMCTFSVVPSPKVSDTVVEPYNATLSVHQLVENSDETFCIDNEALYDICMRTLKLNTPTYGDLNHLVSVVMSGVTTCLRFPGQLNSDLRKLAVNMVPFPRLHFFMVGFAPLTARGSASYRAVTVPELTQQMFDAKNMMAASDPRHGRYLTVACYYRGKVSMKEIEDQIQAVQTKNSAYFVEWIPGNISAAQCDIPPRNLKMSSTFICNSTSIQSLFKRIGEQFSAMYRRKAYVHWYTGEGMDELEFSEAESNLQDLVSEYLQYQEAGADDEIYGDEEIPVGEEEEI; from the exons ATGACTCGATCAGTGAGAGAAATTGTTCACCTTCAAACCGGTCAATGTGGTAATCAAATCGGTGCCAAGTTCTG GGAGGTCGTCTCCGAAGAACATGGTATCCAAGCCGATGGTTCTTACAAGGGTACCACTGATATCCAACTTGAACGAATCAACGTCTACTACAATGAAGCCGCTGCTGGAAAGTACGTACCCAGAGCTGTTCTCATCGATTTGGAACCGGGAACAATGGACTCTATCAGAGGTGGACCATTAGGTAGTTTGTTCAGACCAGACAACTT CGTCTTCGGTCAATCTGGTGCTGGTAACAATTGGGCAAAGGGTCACTACACCGAGGGTGCTGAGCTCATCGACTCTGTCCTCGATGTCGTAAGACGAGAGGCTGAGGGATGTGACTGCCTTCAAGGGTTCCAAATCACCCACTCCCTCGGTGGTGGTACTGGTGCCGGTATGGGTaccctcttgatctccaaGATCAGAGAGGAATTCCCAGATCGAATGATGTGTACCTTCTCCGTCGTTCCTTCTCCTAAG GTCTCTGACACCGTGGTCGAGCCTTACAACGCTACTCTCTCCGTTCACCAATTGGTTGAGAACTCCGACGAGACCTTCTGTATCGATAACGAGGCTCTTTACGATATCTGCATGAGAACTCTCAAACTCAACACACCTACCTACGGTGATTTGAACCATCTCGTCTCCGTCGTTATGTCAGGTGTCACCACATGTCTCCGATTCCCCGGTCAATTGAACTCTGATTTGAGAAAGCTCGCCGTCAACATGGTTCCTTTCCCTCGATTGCATTTCTTCATGGTCGGTTTCGCTCCCTTGACCGCCAGAGGTTCCGCTTCTTACAGGGCTGTCACCGTCCCTGAGTTGACTCAACAAATGTTCGACGCCAAGAACATGATGGCTGCCTCTGATCCTCGACACGGT CGATACCTCACTGTTGCCTGTTACTACCGAGGTAAAGTCTCcatgaaggagatcgaggacCAAATCCAAGCCGTTCAAACCAAGAACTCTGCGTACTTCGTCGAATGGATCCCCGGAAACATCTCTGCCgctcaatg TGATATCCCTCCTCGAAACCTCAAGATgtcctccaccttcatctgCAACTCCACTTCTATCCAATCTCTCTTCAAGAGAATCGGTGAACAATTCTCGGCCATGTACCGAAGAAAGGCTTACGTCCACTGGTACACTGGAGAAGGTATGGACGAGCTCGAATTC TCCGAAGCCGAGTCCAACTTGCAAGATTTGGTATCCGAATACTTGCAATACCAAGAAGCCGGTGCCGATGATGAAATCTACGGCGACGAGGAAATCCCCgttggcgaggaagaggagatatAA